GCCTCGTGGGCAACTCCCAGATCCGCCCACGCTGGCCGACCCGGCAGGGCCACCCGCGCGAGTCGTTGTACGTCGGCCCGCACCTGTGCCAGAAGCAGCGGATCGGCGGTGCGCAGCAGGTGCGGACCGTACCTCATGGCTGCGCTGCTGGGCAGACCGTCGTACGCTGGGTCGATCCCTCCTTGGCGCTCGAAGCGCAGCACTGGGTAGGTCCAGAAGCCGGGGGCCAGGCACTCGGCGCGCAGGTGAAAGCCCTGGCCCAGGGCCCACTCGCGCAGCAGATGGGGAGCGTCGTTCGGCTGGAGAATCAGGGCGGGCGGCAGGGTCTCCCCTGCCCTGTCCAGGATGCCCAGCATGGTGCGGGCGCCCAGACCAGTCAGGCTGACGCTGTCGACCTCACCGGGACGCAGGGGGGCCAGCCCGTTCCCGGCGCGCACCTCGATCCGGTCTTCCAGCCCAGCACGGATCACGGCCTGCCGGGCGACCTCCAGCGGGCCGGCGCTAAGCTCCACGATGATCGCCTGCCGCACGTGACCGCGCCGGACGAGTTCGATGGGCAGGGCAGCGTGGTCGCTGCCGATATCGGCATGGACAGGCGCGCGGATCAGGGTGCAGGCGGCCTCCAGCCGGTCGTCAAGGACGGGCATCGTCACCGGGCACGTCGCTGTGCGCTCCATCCCGCGACGTGCCCTGGCGGCTGAGGATCACGGAGTACGTGCCCACGGCGATGATCACCGCCGAGATGGCCGCGCCGTACACCAGGATGTCCGACCCGGCCTTCCACTCCAGCGCCACGCTGAAGAAATTCACGGCCAGGGCCACGATCACGATGCCGATCAGCTTCTGTTTCAGGTCGTCGAAGGAGTCGATGTGCAGCCACGCGGGCACATTCTGGAGACGGCCCACGAACAGAGCTTGCAGGCCGAAGGAGATGATCAGCAGGGCCATGCCGACCAGCAGGGTGTCGGCCTGCTCGACCGCCGCGATGATCAGGGTCTTGGTGGTGTGCGGGTCGCCCAGGTGGCCGAGCGCCTGGCGGATCGTCTCGTAGGCCTGCACGATGGCCGCGATGAACAGGGCGAGGCTGAACGCGAAGGAACTCAGGACGCCGAGTTCCACGATCAGGCGCGTAAACCCGAACGCTCCGGCGAGTGTGACCGAGCGGGTGCGGCCCAGGTGGGTCTTGGGGTCGGGATCGCGGGCCATGCCGGTCAGGATAGCGGGCGGTCAGTCCAGGGGAACCAGATCGTCACCCACACGGATCACGCCACCCCGGATCACGCGGGCGGTCAGGCCGCCGTGCCCGCGCACGGCGTTGTAGCCCCCCTCGCCGAATTCCTCCTCCATGCGCGAGCAGGGGTGACATTCGCCGGTACCTTCCAGCACAACCTCACCGATTTGGAAGCGGCGATCCTTGAGGGCCAGCAGCGGCAGGCCGCTCACGACGATGTTGCGTCGCAACTGGCCGGGCTGCACGGCGTCCACTCCGGCCAGGGTGGCAATCACGGGCAGGTGTTCGGCCTGGATCAGCGTCACCTGCCGTTTGCCCCGGCCTCCCGGCATGGGGGGAGCGTGCACCTCGGGCTCTGTCTCGCCCGGCGTTCCGGTCAGGGCCGTTAGACGTCCAGGGGCCGTCTTGCCGTGGTCGCCGATCAGGCCGACCAGTGGGTGCACCTGAACCTC
This genomic window from Deinococcus sp. KSM4-11 contains:
- a CDS encoding tRNA (adenine(22)-N(1))-methyltransferase TrmK, yielding MPVLDDRLEAACTLIRAPVHADIGSDHAALPIELVRRGHVRQAIIVELSAGPLEVARQAVIRAGLEDRIEVRAGNGLAPLRPGEVDSVSLTGLGARTMLGILDRAGETLPPALILQPNDAPHLLREWALGQGFHLRAECLAPGFWTYPVLRFERQGGIDPAYDGLPSSAAMRYGPHLLRTADPLLLAQVRADVQRLARVALPGRPAWADLGVAHEALTWISDAIQ
- a CDS encoding YqhA family protein codes for the protein MARDPDPKTHLGRTRSVTLAGAFGFTRLIVELGVLSSFAFSLALFIAAIVQAYETIRQALGHLGDPHTTKTLIIAAVEQADTLLVGMALLIISFGLQALFVGRLQNVPAWLHIDSFDDLKQKLIGIVIVALAVNFFSVALEWKAGSDILVYGAAISAVIIAVGTYSVILSRQGTSRDGAHSDVPGDDARP
- a CDS encoding MOSC domain-containing protein translates to MKTMQELRATLPRPGRVEWIGLRSARRAPVQSVEEVQVHPLVGLIGDHGKTAPGRLTALTGTPGETEPEVHAPPMPGGRGKRQVTLIQAEHLPVIATLAGVDAVQPGQLRRNIVVSGLPLLALKDRRFQIGEVVLEGTGECHPCSRMEEEFGEGGYNAVRGHGGLTARVIRGGVIRVGDDLVPLD